A DNA window from Eikenella exigua contains the following coding sequences:
- the nrdA gene encoding class 1a ribonucleoside-diphosphate reductase subunit alpha, which translates to MNDTVNLKVTKRDGRLEPIDLDKIHRVVTWAAQGLDNVSVSQVELKSHIQFYNGIRTDDIHETIIKAAADLISEDTPDYQYLAARLAIFHLRKIAYGEFEPPHLFDHVSKLTAEGKYDRHILEDYSREEFDEINDYIDHARDMTFSYAAVKQLEGKYLVQNRVTRQIYETPQFLYILVAMCLFAKYPKATRLDYVKRFYDAVSLFKISLPTPIMSGVRTPTRQFSSCVLIECDDSLDSINATTSAIVKYVSQRAGIGINAGRIRGLGSEIRGGEAQHTGCIPFFKMFQAAVKSCSQGGVRGGAATLFYPLWHIEVESLLVLKNNRGVEDNRVRQLDYGVQINRLLYTRLIKGGNITLFSPNEVPGLYDAFFADQDEFERLYVQYEQDPAIRKRVVPATELFSTLMQERAGTGRIYIHNVDHSNTHSPFDPAVAPVRQSNLCLEIALPTKPLNDINDENGEIALCTLSAFNLGALENLDELENLSDLAVRALDALLDYQDYPIPAARKATMNRRTLGIGVINYAYYLAKHGVRYSNDSALALTHRTFEAMQYYLLKASVQLAKEYGACPLFGQTMYAKGVLPIDTYKKDLDSICSEPLHYDWEELRAEIVQHGLRNSTLTALMPSETSSQIANATNGIEPPRGLVSVKASKDGILKQVVPEFERFKNQYETLWQMGGNDGYLKLVGIMQKFVDQAISANTSYDPKRFDGGRVPMKQMLKDLLTAYKFGLKTLYYHHTRDGADDTQSDIQDDGCAGGACKI; encoded by the coding sequence TAATCTCAAAGTTACCAAGCGCGACGGCCGTTTGGAGCCGATCGACCTCGATAAAATCCACCGCGTCGTTACCTGGGCAGCACAAGGCCTCGACAACGTATCCGTGTCGCAAGTCGAGCTCAAATCCCATATCCAGTTTTACAACGGCATACGTACCGACGATATCCACGAAACCATCATCAAGGCCGCTGCCGACCTGATTTCTGAAGACACCCCAGACTACCAATACCTGGCTGCCCGCCTCGCCATTTTCCACCTGCGCAAAATCGCCTATGGCGAGTTTGAGCCGCCGCACCTGTTCGACCACGTCAGCAAGCTGACCGCCGAAGGCAAATACGACCGCCACATCCTCGAAGACTACAGCCGCGAAGAGTTTGACGAGATCAACGACTATATCGACCATGCCCGCGATATGACCTTCTCCTATGCCGCCGTGAAGCAGCTAGAAGGCAAATATCTGGTGCAAAACCGCGTCACCCGCCAGATTTATGAAACCCCGCAGTTCCTGTATATCTTGGTGGCCATGTGCCTGTTTGCCAAATATCCCAAAGCCACCCGCTTGGATTACGTCAAACGCTTCTACGACGCGGTTTCCCTGTTCAAAATTTCGCTGCCCACCCCCATCATGAGCGGTGTGCGCACCCCCACGCGCCAATTCTCCAGCTGCGTGCTGATCGAGTGCGACGACAGCTTAGACTCCATCAACGCCACCACCAGCGCGATTGTGAAATACGTTTCCCAACGTGCCGGCATCGGCATCAACGCCGGCCGCATCCGCGGCCTGGGCAGCGAAATCCGTGGCGGCGAAGCCCAGCACACCGGCTGCATTCCGTTTTTCAAAATGTTCCAAGCCGCGGTTAAATCCTGCTCGCAAGGCGGCGTGCGCGGCGGTGCGGCCACCCTGTTCTATCCGCTGTGGCACATCGAAGTGGAAAGCCTGTTGGTATTGAAAAACAACCGCGGCGTGGAAGATAACCGTGTGCGCCAGCTCGACTACGGCGTACAAATCAACCGCCTGCTCTATACCCGCCTGATTAAAGGCGGCAACATCACCCTGTTCTCGCCCAACGAAGTACCCGGCTTGTACGATGCCTTCTTCGCCGATCAAGACGAATTCGAGCGCCTGTATGTGCAATACGAGCAAGACCCTGCCATCCGCAAACGTGTGGTACCCGCCACCGAGCTGTTCTCCACCCTGATGCAGGAACGCGCCGGTACCGGCCGCATCTACATCCACAACGTAGACCACAGCAATACCCACAGCCCGTTTGATCCCGCCGTGGCTCCCGTGCGCCAGTCCAACCTGTGCCTGGAAATCGCCCTGCCTACCAAGCCGCTAAATGACATTAACGACGAAAACGGCGAAATCGCTCTCTGTACCCTGTCTGCCTTCAACCTAGGCGCCTTGGAAAACTTAGACGAGCTGGAAAACCTTTCCGACCTCGCCGTACGCGCGCTCGATGCCCTGCTCGACTACCAAGACTACCCTATCCCCGCCGCCCGCAAAGCCACCATGAACCGCCGCACCCTAGGCATCGGCGTGATCAACTACGCCTATTACCTGGCCAAGCATGGCGTGCGCTACAGCAACGATTCCGCCCTCGCCCTTACCCACCGCACCTTCGAAGCCATGCAGTACTACCTGCTCAAAGCTTCCGTGCAGCTGGCCAAAGAATACGGTGCCTGCCCCTTGTTCGGCCAAACCATGTACGCCAAAGGCGTACTGCCCATCGACACCTACAAAAAAGACCTCGACAGCATCTGCAGCGAGCCCCTGCACTACGACTGGGAAGAGCTGCGCGCCGAAATCGTCCAGCACGGCCTGCGCAACTCCACCCTCACCGCGCTCATGCCCAGCGAAACCAGCTCGCAAATCGCCAATGCCACCAACGGCATCGAACCCCCGCGCGGCCTGGTCAGCGTAAAAGCCTCCAAAGACGGCATCCTCAAACAAGTCGTGCCCGAATTCGAGCGCTTTAAAAACCAATACGAAACCCTGTGGCAAATGGGTGGCAACGACGGCTACCTGAAATTGGTCGGCATCATGCAGAAATTCGTCGATCAAGCCATTTCCGCCAACACCAGCTACGATCCCAAACGCTTCGACGGCGGCCGCGTACCCATGAAGCAGATGCTCAAAGACCTGCTCACCGCCTACAAATTCGGCCTGAAAACCCTCTACTACCACCACACCCGCGACGGTGCGGACGATACGCAGAGCGATATTCAGGACGACGGCTGCGCCGGTGGTGCTTGTAAGATTTAA